The following coding sequences are from one Verrucosispora sp. WMMD573 window:
- the pgsA gene encoding CDP-diacylglycerol--glycerol-3-phosphate 3-phosphatidyltransferase — protein MTGATESPPVPVVARVPVVNAANALTALRLVLVPVFAASVAMSGMTHAGWQVIACVIFAVASVTDLVDGWIARRFALVTAVGKVADPIADKALTGAALLLLSWYDRLPWWVTTVILARELGITALRFWVIRRGVIAASRGGKIKTALQVLAITWYLWPMPAALTPIGPWIMGAAVAVTLVTGLDYIAQATRLRRTQG, from the coding sequence ATGACCGGGGCGACGGAGTCGCCCCCGGTGCCGGTGGTGGCCCGGGTACCCGTGGTCAACGCCGCCAACGCCCTGACCGCGCTGCGGCTGGTGCTCGTACCGGTATTCGCCGCCTCGGTGGCCATGTCGGGGATGACCCATGCCGGATGGCAGGTCATCGCCTGTGTGATCTTCGCCGTGGCCTCGGTCACGGATCTGGTAGACGGGTGGATCGCCCGGAGGTTCGCGCTGGTCACCGCCGTGGGAAAGGTTGCCGACCCGATCGCCGACAAGGCACTCACCGGCGCCGCCCTGCTGCTGTTGTCCTGGTACGACCGGTTGCCCTGGTGGGTGACGACGGTCATCCTGGCCCGGGAGCTGGGGATCACCGCCCTGAGGTTCTGGGTGATCCGGCGCGGCGTGATCGCCGCGAGCCGGGGCGGAAAGATCAAGACCGCCCTCCAGGTGCTGGCCATCACCTGGTACCTGTGGCCGATGCCGGCCGCCCTGACCCCGATCGGTCCGTGGATCATGGGCGCGGCGGTCGCGGTCACCCTCGTCACCGGGCTGGACTACATCGCCCAGGCCACCCGGTTGCGTCGCACTCAGGGCTGA
- a CDS encoding CinA family protein: MGVREGEGSMGAAAAGVVHRLADRRETFATVESLTGGLLAATVVEIAGASAVYRGGLVVYATELKQRLADVPAQLLAERGPVDADVAKALAEGGRRRCGADWSLATTGVAGPEPQAGKPVGLVFVAVAGPDGTDVRQLNLDGGRDQVRGAAVTEALRLLADHIQAPT; encoded by the coding sequence ATGGGTGTACGCGAGGGCGAGGGGTCGATGGGCGCCGCGGCGGCGGGCGTGGTGCACCGCCTCGCCGATCGGCGGGAGACATTCGCCACCGTCGAGTCGCTGACCGGGGGCCTGCTGGCCGCCACGGTCGTGGAGATCGCCGGGGCGAGCGCCGTCTACCGGGGTGGGCTGGTGGTCTACGCCACCGAGTTGAAGCAACGGCTGGCCGATGTGCCGGCGCAGCTGCTGGCGGAGCGTGGCCCGGTCGATGCCGACGTGGCGAAGGCGCTCGCCGAGGGTGGACGGCGTCGCTGCGGCGCCGACTGGAGTCTGGCCACCACCGGTGTGGCCGGACCGGAACCTCAGGCCGGCAAACCGGTCGGCCTGGTCTTCGTCGCGGTGGCCGGCCCGGACGGCACCGACGTGCGGCAACTGAACCTCGACGGTGGTCGCGACCAGGTGCGCGGTGCTGCCGTGACCGAGGCCCTGCGGCTGCTGGCCGACCATATCCAGGCTCCGACCTGA
- a CDS encoding helix-turn-helix transcriptional regulator codes for MVLLRRVIGDALRARRQGQHRTLREVSSAANVSLGYLSEIERGQKEPSSELLAAICDALGARLSELLREVSDTVALAEQMPGVLVPVQDESADSTPVAAASVHKATGRGVRQVTSDGNVAVSVRQDSPLKATLRSARVRPADRSDRDVVCAA; via the coding sequence ATGGTCCTGCTACGCCGGGTGATCGGTGACGCACTACGGGCGCGCCGGCAGGGGCAGCACCGCACGCTGCGTGAGGTCTCGTCCGCAGCCAACGTCAGCCTGGGCTACCTGTCGGAGATCGAACGCGGCCAGAAGGAGCCCTCCAGCGAGCTGCTCGCGGCGATCTGCGACGCATTGGGTGCTCGCCTGTCCGAGTTGCTGCGTGAGGTCAGTGACACGGTCGCGCTCGCCGAACAGATGCCGGGTGTGCTGGTGCCGGTGCAGGACGAGTCGGCCGATTCGACGCCGGTCGCCGCCGCGTCGGTGCACAAGGCCACCGGTCGGGGCGTACGCCAGGTCACCTCGGACGGCAATGTCGCCGTCTCCGTGCGACAGGACTCCCCGCTCAAGGCCACACTGCGCAGCGCCCGGGTCCGGCCCGCCGACCGCAGCGACCGGGACGTGGTCTGCGCCGCCTGA
- a CDS encoding PspA/IM30 family protein — MANPFVKGWKYLMALFGARIDEHADPKVQLQQAIDEAHRQHQALVQQAAAVIGNQRQLEMKLSRQMSDVERLQANARQALVLADQARAKGDETEAGRYEQSAQTLATQLVNAEQSAEDLKTLHDQALAAAGQARRAVENNSMILQQKLAERAKLLSQLEQAKMQESVAASLESMSALTAPGSTPTLDEVRERIERRYANAMGRAELAGNSTEGRMLEIQKATLDTAGSARLDQIRASMAGEQLGTGADRGAVADQPATADPGVARLDEIRASMSRERGTGDTTAAG, encoded by the coding sequence ATGGCGAACCCGTTCGTCAAGGGGTGGAAGTACCTGATGGCGCTCTTCGGCGCCCGCATCGACGAGCACGCCGACCCGAAGGTGCAGCTCCAGCAGGCCATCGACGAGGCGCACCGGCAGCACCAGGCGCTCGTTCAGCAGGCCGCCGCCGTGATCGGCAACCAGCGGCAGTTGGAGATGAAGCTGTCCCGGCAGATGTCCGACGTCGAGCGGTTGCAGGCCAACGCCCGTCAGGCGCTGGTCCTTGCCGACCAGGCCCGGGCCAAGGGCGACGAGACCGAGGCCGGGCGGTACGAGCAGTCCGCGCAGACCCTGGCCACCCAGTTGGTCAATGCCGAACAGTCCGCAGAGGACCTGAAGACCCTGCACGACCAGGCGCTGGCCGCCGCCGGGCAGGCCCGCCGGGCGGTGGAGAACAACTCCATGATCCTCCAGCAGAAGCTCGCCGAGCGCGCCAAGCTGCTCAGCCAGCTGGAGCAGGCCAAGATGCAGGAGAGCGTCGCCGCCTCGCTGGAGTCGATGTCGGCGCTCACCGCCCCCGGCAGCACCCCCACCCTCGACGAGGTACGCGAGCGCATCGAACGCCGCTACGCCAACGCCATGGGCCGCGCCGAACTGGCCGGCAACTCGACCGAGGGCCGGATGCTGGAGATCCAGAAGGCGACGCTGGACACGGCCGGTTCCGCCCGGCTGGACCAGATCCGCGCCAGCATGGCCGGCGAGCAGCTCGGCACGGGCGCTGACCGTGGTGCCGTCGCCGACCAGCCGGCCACGGCCGATCCGGGCGTGGCCCGGCTCGACGAGATCCGCGCCAGCATGAGCCGTGAGCGCGGCACCGGCGACACGACGGCCGCTGGCTGA
- a CDS encoding DNA-formamidopyrimidine glycosylase family protein, with amino-acid sequence MPEGDTVWNTARVLERALAGARLTGSDFRVPSLATTDLAGWSVRDSASRGKHLLLRLEAPAGTGESRWTLHSHLRMDGTWRAYAPGARWTARPAHLIRVVLRAPVATAVGYHLHEVALVPTTDEERLVGHLGPDLLGSDWNPAEAARRLTAHPDTPVGMALLDQRILAGVGNLYKCEVLFLRGVHPRTPVREVPDPLGLVTLAQKLLAANRGRWTQSTTGSLGRGRTSYVYGRRAQPCRRCGTAIRKEELGDRVTYWCPVCQPGDPT; translated from the coding sequence GTGCCCGAAGGTGACACCGTCTGGAACACCGCCCGCGTCCTGGAACGCGCCCTGGCCGGGGCCCGGCTGACCGGCAGCGACTTCCGGGTGCCGTCGCTCGCCACCACCGACCTTGCCGGCTGGTCGGTACGCGACAGCGCGAGTCGGGGCAAACACCTGCTGCTCCGGCTGGAAGCCCCCGCCGGCACCGGCGAATCGCGCTGGACGCTGCACTCGCACCTGCGGATGGACGGCACCTGGCGGGCCTACGCCCCCGGGGCGCGGTGGACCGCCCGCCCGGCGCACCTGATCCGGGTGGTGCTCCGCGCCCCGGTCGCGACCGCCGTCGGCTACCACCTGCACGAGGTGGCGCTGGTGCCCACCACCGACGAGGAACGCCTCGTCGGTCACCTGGGCCCCGACCTGCTCGGCTCGGACTGGAACCCGGCCGAGGCCGCCCGTCGGCTCACCGCCCACCCGGACACCCCGGTCGGCATGGCCCTGCTCGACCAACGGATCCTGGCCGGCGTCGGCAACCTCTACAAGTGCGAGGTGCTGTTCCTCCGCGGCGTGCACCCCCGCACCCCCGTGCGGGAGGTGCCCGACCCCCTCGGCCTGGTGACGCTGGCGCAGAAGCTGCTGGCCGCGAACCGGGGTCGCTGGACGCAGAGCACCACCGGCTCGCTCGGGCGCGGCCGGACCAGCTACGTGTACGGGCGACGGGCACAGCCGTGCCGGCGCTGCGGCACCGCCATTCGCAAGGAGGAACTGGGCGACCGGGTCACCTACTGGTGCCCCGTCTGCCAGCCCGGTGACCCGACCTGA
- a CDS encoding CPCC family cysteine-rich protein has product MDDRWVPAACPCCAYRTGGGTCPVCFWTDDGQGDADADVVRGGANGDLSLSHARLNFAVYGACHPRYQELVRPPRPEELP; this is encoded by the coding sequence GTGGATGATCGCTGGGTTCCCGCCGCTTGTCCCTGCTGCGCGTACCGGACCGGCGGCGGCACCTGCCCGGTCTGTTTCTGGACAGATGACGGTCAGGGCGACGCCGACGCGGACGTCGTACGCGGCGGGGCGAACGGGGACCTGAGCCTGTCGCACGCCCGCCTCAACTTCGCCGTCTACGGCGCCTGCCACCCCCGGTACCAGGAGTTGGTGCGCCCTCCGAGACCGGAGGAGTTGCCCTGA
- a CDS encoding SAM-dependent chlorinase/fluorinase: MTSSAARKSQPPAEALSLTTDYGLADGFVAVCHGVIARVAPALRVIDVTHLVPPGDIRRGAAVLAQTVPQLPPGVHVAVVDPGVGTNRRGVALGTPGGLLVGPDNGLLLDAAEALGGVTEAVELTNPRWLAPRVSATFHGRDVFAPVAAHLALGAPLAEAGPPVEPATLVRLPEPLVRRLPDGFVAEVVTVDHFGNVQLAAPAELLDPLPARVRVDPATGEPAHDPAAEDGPTGVGRWERDVVHGRTFGDVPVGALVAHADSAGRVALSVNGGHAAELLAVVPGTLLRVRGYGVVGDAPGQHG, encoded by the coding sequence GTGACCAGCAGCGCTGCCCGCAAGTCCCAGCCACCGGCCGAGGCCCTCTCGCTGACCACCGACTACGGCCTCGCCGACGGCTTCGTGGCGGTCTGCCACGGAGTGATCGCCCGCGTCGCGCCAGCGCTGCGGGTCATCGACGTGACCCACCTGGTGCCGCCGGGTGACATCCGGCGGGGCGCGGCGGTGCTGGCCCAGACCGTGCCGCAGCTGCCGCCGGGGGTGCACGTGGCGGTGGTCGACCCCGGTGTCGGTACGAACCGCCGGGGTGTCGCGCTGGGCACACCCGGTGGTCTGCTGGTGGGACCCGACAACGGCCTGCTGCTCGACGCCGCCGAGGCGCTCGGCGGGGTTACCGAGGCGGTGGAGCTGACCAATCCGCGCTGGTTGGCGCCCCGGGTGTCGGCCACCTTCCACGGGCGCGACGTCTTCGCCCCGGTCGCGGCCCACCTGGCTCTCGGCGCCCCGCTGGCCGAGGCCGGCCCGCCGGTCGAGCCGGCGACGCTGGTGCGGCTACCCGAACCGCTGGTCCGCCGACTGCCGGACGGGTTCGTGGCCGAGGTGGTGACGGTGGACCATTTCGGCAACGTCCAGTTGGCCGCCCCGGCCGAGCTGCTGGACCCGCTGCCGGCGCGGGTGCGGGTAGACCCGGCGACCGGCGAGCCGGCGCACGACCCGGCCGCCGAGGACGGCCCGACGGGTGTCGGCAGGTGGGAACGGGACGTGGTGCACGGACGTACGTTCGGCGACGTCCCGGTCGGCGCCCTGGTGGCGCACGCCGACTCCGCCGGCCGGGTTGCACTTTCCGTCAACGGTGGACACGCCGCCGAACTGCTCGCGGTGGTCCCGGGTACGCTGCTGCGGGTCCGGGGTTACGGCGTCGTGGGGGACGCTCCCGGACAACACGGATGA